Proteins found in one Chionomys nivalis chromosome 15, mChiNiv1.1, whole genome shotgun sequence genomic segment:
- the LOC130887569 gene encoding zinc finger protein 676-like isoform X5, which translates to MLIITHYIVNAREFIQGRNPTSVKNVKDHTDEKTYKCGECGRSFYYLSMLKQHQRIHSGEKPYKCEECGKSFCYPSFLKQHQRTHCGENPYKCEDCGRSFSCSLRLQVHQIIHSGEKTYKCEECHKAFRYHSSYWRHMKVHIAEKSYQCELNGKGFTKPAFLFGNKAAHTAKKAYKCEECGKYFCSSSSLRRHQTIHSEDNPYKCAECGKRFSYFAHLQEHQTVHTGEKPYKCEECGKCFSSSSSLKRHQTIHSEDSPYKCVECGKWFSCSRSLREHHAIHTGEKPYKCEECHKTFRKYSTFWKHKRVHTAEKSYECKKCGSCFFSSSTLRRHQAVHSEDYPYKCEECGSCFYSSLFFRRHQIIHSEDSPYKCGECGKRFSCSRSLRGHQAIHTGEKPYKCEQCHEAFRNSSSLWRHKKVHTAEKS; encoded by the exons ATGTTGATTATAACTCACTACATAGTCAATGCCAGAGAATTCATACAAgggagaaaccctacaagtgtgaagaatgTG AAAGATCATACTGATGAAAAAACCTACAAGTGTGGAGAATGTGGCAGATCATTTTACTATCTTTCAATGCTGAAACAACATCAAAGGATTCATTCTGgggagaaaccctacaagtgtgaagaatgTGGCAAATCCTTTTGCTATCCCTCATTCCTTAAGCaacatcaaagaactcattgtgGAGAAAATCCCTACAAATGTGAAGATTGTGGAAGAAGTTTTTCTTGTTCTCTACGACTTCAGGTGCATCAAATAATTCATTCTGGAGAAAAAACATACAAGTGTGAAGAATGTCACAAAGCCTTTCGTTATCACTCATCCTATTGGAGACACATGAAAGTTCATATTGCAGAGAAGTCATACCAGTGTGAACTGAATGGAAAAGGGTTTACTAAGCCTGCCTTTCTCTTTGGGAACAAGGCAGCTCATACTGCAAAGAAAGCCTACAAGTGTGAAGAGTGTGGCAAGTATTTTTGTTCATCTTCATCCCTTAGACGACATCAAACAATCCATTCTGAAGACAATCCCTACAAGTGTGCAGAGTGTGGCAAAAGGTTTTCCTACTTTGCACACCTTCAAGAACATCAGAcagttcatactggagagaaaccatacaagTGTGAGGAGTGTGGCAAATGTTTTTCCTCATCTTCATCCCTTAAACGACATCAAACAATCCATTCTGAAGACAGTCCCTATAAGTGTGTAGAATGTGGCAAATGGTTTTCCTGTTCCAGGAGTCTTCGGGAACATCATgcaattcatactggagagaaaccatacaagTGTGAAGAATGTCACAAAACCTTTCGTAAATACTCAACCTTTTGGAAACACAAGAGAGTTCATACTGCAGAGAAATCCTACGAGTGTAAAAAGTGTGGGAGCTGTTTTTTCTCATCTTCAACCCTCAGACGGCATCAGGCAGTTCACTCGGAAGACTATCCCTACAAGTGTGAAGAGTGTGGCAGCTGTTTTTACTCATCCTTGTTCTTCAGACGCCATCAAATAATCCATTCTGAAGACAGTCCTTATAAATGCGGAGAATGTGGGAAACGCTTTTCCTGTTCCAGGAGTCTTCGGGGACATCAAgcaattcacactggagagaaaccttacaagtgTGAACAGTGTCATGAAGCCTTTCGTAATAGCTCATCCCTTTGGAGACACAAAAAAGTTCATACTGCAGAGAAATCATAG
- the LOC130887569 gene encoding zinc finger protein 676-like isoform X4, with translation MGRDKQQPPCTQEQHPMLIITHYIVNAREFIQGRNPTSVKNVKDHTDEKTYKCGECGRSFYYLSMLKQHQRIHSGEKPYKCEECGKSFCYPSFLKQHQRTHCGENPYKCEDCGRSFSCSLRLQVHQIIHSGEKTYKCEECHKAFRYHSSYWRHMKVHIAEKSYQCELNGKGFTKPAFLFGNKAAHTAKKAYKCEECGKYFCSSSSLRRHQTIHSEDNPYKCAECGKRFSYFAHLQEHQTVHTGEKPYKCEECGKCFSSSSSLKRHQTIHSEDSPYKCVECGKWFSCSRSLREHHAIHTGEKPYKCEECHKTFRKYSTFWKHKRVHTAEKSYECKKCGSCFFSSSTLRRHQAVHSEDYPYKCEECGSCFYSSLFFRRHQIIHSEDSPYKCGECGKRFSCSRSLRGHQAIHTGEKPYKCEQCHEAFRNSSSLWRHKKVHTAEKS, from the exons GAACAGCATCCAATGTTGATTATAACTCACTACATAGTCAATGCCAGAGAATTCATACAAgggagaaaccctacaagtgtgaagaatgTG AAAGATCATACTGATGAAAAAACCTACAAGTGTGGAGAATGTGGCAGATCATTTTACTATCTTTCAATGCTGAAACAACATCAAAGGATTCATTCTGgggagaaaccctacaagtgtgaagaatgTGGCAAATCCTTTTGCTATCCCTCATTCCTTAAGCaacatcaaagaactcattgtgGAGAAAATCCCTACAAATGTGAAGATTGTGGAAGAAGTTTTTCTTGTTCTCTACGACTTCAGGTGCATCAAATAATTCATTCTGGAGAAAAAACATACAAGTGTGAAGAATGTCACAAAGCCTTTCGTTATCACTCATCCTATTGGAGACACATGAAAGTTCATATTGCAGAGAAGTCATACCAGTGTGAACTGAATGGAAAAGGGTTTACTAAGCCTGCCTTTCTCTTTGGGAACAAGGCAGCTCATACTGCAAAGAAAGCCTACAAGTGTGAAGAGTGTGGCAAGTATTTTTGTTCATCTTCATCCCTTAGACGACATCAAACAATCCATTCTGAAGACAATCCCTACAAGTGTGCAGAGTGTGGCAAAAGGTTTTCCTACTTTGCACACCTTCAAGAACATCAGAcagttcatactggagagaaaccatacaagTGTGAGGAGTGTGGCAAATGTTTTTCCTCATCTTCATCCCTTAAACGACATCAAACAATCCATTCTGAAGACAGTCCCTATAAGTGTGTAGAATGTGGCAAATGGTTTTCCTGTTCCAGGAGTCTTCGGGAACATCATgcaattcatactggagagaaaccatacaagTGTGAAGAATGTCACAAAACCTTTCGTAAATACTCAACCTTTTGGAAACACAAGAGAGTTCATACTGCAGAGAAATCCTACGAGTGTAAAAAGTGTGGGAGCTGTTTTTTCTCATCTTCAACCCTCAGACGGCATCAGGCAGTTCACTCGGAAGACTATCCCTACAAGTGTGAAGAGTGTGGCAGCTGTTTTTACTCATCCTTGTTCTTCAGACGCCATCAAATAATCCATTCTGAAGACAGTCCTTATAAATGCGGAGAATGTGGGAAACGCTTTTCCTGTTCCAGGAGTCTTCGGGGACATCAAgcaattcacactggagagaaaccttacaagtgTGAACAGTGTCATGAAGCCTTTCGTAATAGCTCATCCCTTTGGAGACACAAAAAAGTTCATACTGCAGAGAAATCATAG